The Lycium ferocissimum isolate CSIRO_LF1 chromosome 1, AGI_CSIRO_Lferr_CH_V1, whole genome shotgun sequence genome includes a region encoding these proteins:
- the LOC132048703 gene encoding probable indole-3-pyruvate monooxygenase YUCCA10, which translates to MATTTHHAHQEPIVIIVGAGPAGLATSACLKKFSIPNLILEKEDCYSPMWKKYAYDRLHLHLAKQFCQLPHIPFPSSSPTYMPKKEFIQYLDNYVSYFDITPLYKRKVELANFDESTRKWNVKVRNGNSGDVEEYFSKFLVVATGEASYPFIPEVPGLESFKGEAIHTTQYKDGEKFKGKSVLVVGCGNSGMEIALDLANHGARTSIIVRSPIHLISRELGYLGLMLLKYKVAPTLVDSIMMILSKLIYGDVSKYYGVKRPKEGPFASKLKYGKYPIFDVGTHQKIKSGEIQVLPAMTRIRGNDVVFENGNSHQFDVIVFATGFKRTTHNWLQGDDYLLNEDGFPKPEFPDHWKGKNGLYCVGLSRRGLYGIAFDAQNIATHINSLL; encoded by the exons ATGGCAACAACAACTCATCATGCTCATCAAGAACCTATAGTGATTATTGTTGGTGCTGGCCCTGCTGGCCTTGCAACATCTGCATGCCTAAAAAAATTCTCCATTCCAAATCTCATTCTCGAAAAAGAAGATTGTTACTCTCCCATGTGGAAAAAATATGCCTATGATAGACTACACCTTCATTTAGCCAAACAATTTTGTCAACTTCCTCATATCCCCTTTCCTTCCTCATCTCCAACTTATATGCCCAAAAAAGAATTCATTCAATACTTGGATAACTATGTTTCCTATTTTGATATCACCCCTTTGTACAAAAGAAAAGTTGAGTTAGCAAATTTTGATGAGtccacaagaaaatggaatgttAAGGTTAGAAATGGAAATTCTGGTGATGTGGAGGAGTATTTTAGTAAGTTTCTTGTGGTGGCTACTGGAGAAGCAAGTTATCCTTTTATCCCTGAGGTCCCTGGTTTAGAAAGTTTCAAAGGAGAGGCTATTCATACTACTCAATACAAAGATGGTGAGAAGTTTAAGGGAAaaagtgttttggttgttggttgTGGAAATTCTGGAATGGAAATAGCACTTGATCTTGCTAACCATGGAGCAAGGACTTCCATTATCGTTCGAAGCCcg ATACACTTAATATCAAGAGAATTGGGATATTTGGGGCTAATGTTGTTGAAGTATAAGGTTGCACCCACATTGGTGGACTCCATAATGATGATATTAAGCAAGCTAATATATGGAGATGTAAGCAAGTATTATGGGGTGAAAAGGCCAAAAGAGGGACCCTTTGCTTCTAAACTAAAGTATGGTAAGTACCCAATCTTTGACGTGGGGACTCATCAAAAGATCAAGTCTGGTGAAATCCAG GTGTTACCTGCAATGACACGCATAAGAGGAAATGATGTTGTGTTCGAGAACGGTAACTCTCATCAATTTGATGTTATTGTCTTTGCCACTGGCTTCAAGAGGACTACTCACAATTGGCTTCAG GGAGATGACTATCTACTGAATGAAGATGGATTTCCAAAGCCAGAATTTCCAGATCATTGGAAGGGGAAGAATGGACTCTACTGTGTGGGGCTATCAAGGAGAGGACTTTATGGGATTGCATTTGATGCACAAAACATAGCTACACATATCAACTCTCTTCTCtga